One Staphylococcus simiae genomic region harbors:
- a CDS encoding helix-hairpin-helix domain-containing protein — MISIILALLVLLIVLFQDNDHIDVNQTNNKSIVQENTDGLTNYSTTKDGKQNQDKSATENKEVFVDIKGEVKHPKVYKMTTSDRVSDVLKQAELTTDADTSNINLSEKLVDQKMIVIPKKGQNSNLVVNQASNNNNLKEKVNLNLATEDSFKQIPGIGQTKAKAIIEFRTQHGSFNNIEQLRDIKGFGNKTYDKLKEYFTL; from the coding sequence ATGATATCTATAATTTTAGCATTATTAGTTTTATTAATAGTGTTATTTCAAGACAATGATCATATTGATGTCAATCAAACAAACAATAAATCCATTGTACAAGAAAATACAGATGGCTTAACCAACTATAGTACTACTAAAGATGGTAAGCAGAACCAAGATAAAAGCGCTACAGAGAATAAAGAAGTATTTGTTGATATTAAGGGTGAAGTTAAACACCCTAAAGTCTATAAAATGACAACTAGTGACAGAGTGAGTGATGTATTAAAACAAGCAGAATTAACAACAGATGCAGACACAAGTAACATCAATTTGTCAGAAAAATTAGTTGATCAAAAGATGATTGTTATACCTAAAAAAGGACAAAATAGCAATTTAGTAGTAAATCAAGCTAGTAATAATAACAATTTAAAAGAAAAAGTTAATCTGAATTTAGCGACTGAAGACAGTTTTAAACAAATTCCGGGAATTGGTCAAACTAAAGCAAAGGCAATTATAGAGTTCCGGACACAACATGGCTCCTTTAATAACATTGAACAATTACGTGATATTAAAGGTTTCGGAAATAAAACTTATGATAAATTGAAAGAATATTTTACGCTTTGA
- a CDS encoding class I SAM-dependent DNA methyltransferase, with protein MSQYEGMSYVYDRLTQDQPYDKWFEIVSNMSEGQANILDIGCGTGSLTTKLQNLGQVTGMDLSVDMLAVAAQKCPHIVWLEGDMTDFELQQQFDIITIFCDSLNYLSTLDEVKLTFENVYKHLSENGVFLFDVHTVHKMTTLFNNQNYIDDNEDIFLAWQAIEGEEPYSVYHDMTFFHKQADQTYTRFDESHYQRTFDEQTYIKLLIDCGFKNIETFTDFNEDEHNDNADRLFFKVSK; from the coding sequence GATAAATGGTTTGAAATTGTTAGTAATATGAGTGAAGGACAAGCTAACATTTTGGATATAGGTTGTGGTACAGGTAGTTTAACTACTAAATTACAGAACTTAGGTCAAGTAACTGGTATGGATTTAAGTGTTGATATGTTAGCTGTCGCAGCACAAAAATGTCCGCATATCGTTTGGTTAGAAGGCGATATGACTGATTTTGAATTACAGCAACAGTTTGACATCATTACAATATTTTGTGATTCACTCAATTATTTATCTACCTTAGATGAAGTTAAATTAACATTTGAAAATGTCTATAAACATTTATCAGAGAATGGCGTATTTCTTTTTGATGTACACACCGTTCATAAAATGACTACTTTGTTTAATAATCAAAATTATATTGATGATAATGAAGACATCTTTTTAGCATGGCAAGCAATTGAAGGAGAAGAACCTTATAGTGTTTATCATGATATGACTTTCTTCCATAAACAAGCAGACCAAACATACACAAGGTTTGATGAATCACATTATCAAAGAACATTTGATGAACAAACTTATATTAAATTATTAATTGATTGTGGTTTTAAAAATATAGAAACATTTACCGACTTTAATGAAGATGAACATAATGACAATGCCGACAGATTATTTTTTAAAGTTAGTAAATAA